The following are from one region of the Streptomyces fradiae genome:
- a CDS encoding 5'-3' exonuclease H3TH domain-containing protein — MLLDTASLYFRAYFGVPDSVRAPDGTPVNAVRGLLDFIARLVQDHRPDELVACWDDDWRPQWRVDLIPSYKAHRVAEETPAGPDVEEVPDTLSPQVPVIVDVLAALGIARVGAAGFEADDVIGTLTERATGPVDIVTGDRDLFQLVDDARGVRVLYPRKGVGDCDLVDDELIRTKYGVRPDQYADMAALRGDTSDGLPGVKGIGDKTAAQLITEYGDLAGVRAAAADRTTKLTPAKRRGIVEAADYLDVAPAVVRVARDVPLPEFSAALPSTPRDPEALAGLVERWGLGGAVGRLLPVLAR; from the coding sequence ATGCTCCTCGACACCGCCAGCCTCTACTTCCGCGCGTACTTCGGCGTGCCGGACTCGGTCCGGGCTCCGGACGGGACGCCGGTCAACGCAGTGCGGGGGCTGCTCGACTTCATCGCCCGGCTCGTCCAGGACCACCGGCCGGACGAGCTGGTGGCCTGCTGGGACGACGACTGGCGCCCGCAGTGGCGGGTGGACCTGATCCCCTCGTACAAGGCGCACCGGGTGGCCGAGGAGACCCCGGCCGGTCCGGACGTGGAGGAGGTGCCGGACACGCTGTCGCCGCAGGTGCCGGTGATCGTGGACGTGCTCGCGGCGCTCGGCATCGCCCGGGTCGGCGCGGCGGGCTTCGAGGCGGACGACGTGATCGGCACGCTGACGGAGCGGGCGACCGGCCCGGTGGACATCGTCACCGGCGACCGGGACCTGTTCCAGCTGGTGGACGACGCCCGCGGGGTGCGGGTGCTGTACCCGCGCAAGGGCGTCGGCGACTGCGACCTGGTGGACGACGAGCTGATCCGCACGAAGTACGGGGTGCGCCCCGATCAGTACGCGGACATGGCGGCGCTGCGCGGGGACACCAGCGACGGGCTGCCCGGCGTGAAGGGCATCGGGGACAAGACGGCGGCGCAGCTGATCACGGAGTACGGGGACCTGGCGGGGGTCCGGGCGGCGGCGGCCGACCGGACGACGAAGCTGACCCCGGCGAAGCGCCGCGGCATCGTGGAGGCGGCGGACTATCTGGACGTGGCGCCCGCGGTGGTGCGGGTGGCGCGGGACGTACCGCTGCCGGAGTTCTCGGCGGCGCTGCCGTCGACGCCCCGGGACCCGGAGGCGCTGGCGGGTCTGGTGGAGCGCTGGGGTCTTGGCGGGGCGGTGGGGCGGCTGCTGCCGGTGCTCGCGCGCTGA